One part of the Lotus japonicus ecotype B-129 chromosome 2, LjGifu_v1.2 genome encodes these proteins:
- the LOC130735574 gene encoding uncharacterized protein LOC130735574, which produces MAILLFLIVSLCIQCYEVNGGRIHHQDKQLQSHDYQNLQPSIDDSFDCVDMYNQPAFQHPLLKNHKIQLFPTFLRTTMQNRSSSLSKAIKYQNFIRECPPGKVPILKTTTRQKMVTKSSSKSQLDGFNEYSESNPGHHFATLETTQDMMFHGGSARIGVYNLSLQENQYSISGIWIQSGPPAELNSIQVGSDVHPSLYGDHQIRITAYWTADGYQKTGCYNY; this is translated from the exons ATGGCAATACTTCTCTTTTTAATTGTTAGTTTGTGCATCCAGTGTTATGAAGTTAATGGAGGAAGAATACACCACCAAGATAAACAACTTCAGTCACATGACTACCAAAACTTGCAG CCTTCAATAGATGATTCTTTTGATTGTGTTGATATGTACAACCAACCTGCTTTTCAACACCCTTTACtcaaaaatcacaaaatccAG CTCTTCCCAACTTTTCTGAGAACCACCATGCAAAATAGATCAAGTTCCCTCAGTAAAGCTATTAAATATCAGAATTTCATCAGAGAATGTCCTCCAGGAAAAGTGCCTATTTTAAAGACCACAACAAGGCAAAAGATGGTTACCAAGTCATCTTCAAAATCGCAACTTGATGGTTTTAATGAATACTCTGAAAGTAACCCTGGGCATCAT TTTGCTACCCTTGAAACAACCCAAGATATGATGTTTCatggaggaagtgcaagaatCGGCGTGTATAATTTATCGCTTCAAGAAAACCAATACAGCATATCTGGAATTTGGATTCAAAGTGGTCCACCAGCAGAACTCAATAGTATACAAGTCGGAAGTGAT GTTCACCCAAGCTTATATGGAGACCATCAAATACGTATAACTGCATATTGGACA GCAGATGGCTATCAAAAAACAGGATGTTATAATTACTAA